The Flexivirga oryzae genome has a segment encoding these proteins:
- a CDS encoding AAA family ATPase — MVQPSPYTPGAVARETPGRSRQLAEISERLDMMSATGRLVSRIRVDHGPRGVGKTSLLRQVEQRAHARDAATIWVTAGESAGLVPAIADGAERLVRRWPVKLRERVATALSHLELKVTGGVPGVASIEAAWGKTGGRRARGATREFEDLLVATVEVAQERQFSGLVLLIDEIQAAEPASLRTISYAWQHFQSERRFLPVALFAAGLPESVSVINAAVSNSERFAYRQLKDLPPDAAAVALANPARELGVGWSADAIDAAVRYAAGYPHTVQLIGENAWRHAGFPNPGATIRREHVELAAADVEEDIRELFTARLSKVTRQVELEMVLAMARLGDGPVRRHDIAAAMGKPTDALGVPRGRLIGAGIITDSSHGYLEFTVPGFAAFVREVHDLDDPQG; from the coding sequence ATGGTGCAACCGAGCCCCTACACACCGGGCGCGGTCGCGCGCGAAACCCCCGGTCGCAGCAGGCAGTTGGCCGAGATTTCGGAGCGGTTGGACATGATGTCCGCGACCGGGCGGCTGGTGTCGCGGATCCGGGTCGACCACGGCCCGCGCGGTGTGGGCAAGACGTCCTTGCTGCGACAGGTCGAACAGCGTGCGCATGCGAGAGACGCGGCGACCATCTGGGTGACTGCGGGGGAGTCGGCCGGTTTGGTGCCGGCGATCGCCGACGGTGCCGAACGCCTCGTGCGGCGCTGGCCGGTGAAGTTGCGCGAGCGGGTCGCAACCGCCCTGTCGCACCTGGAGTTGAAGGTGACCGGTGGCGTGCCCGGTGTGGCGAGCATCGAGGCGGCCTGGGGCAAGACCGGTGGTCGGCGTGCGCGTGGCGCGACCCGCGAGTTCGAGGATCTGCTGGTTGCCACCGTGGAGGTCGCGCAGGAGCGTCAGTTCAGCGGGTTGGTGTTGCTGATCGACGAGATCCAGGCGGCCGAACCGGCGAGCCTGCGCACGATCTCCTACGCGTGGCAGCACTTCCAGTCCGAGCGTCGCTTCCTCCCGGTGGCGCTCTTCGCGGCCGGTCTGCCGGAGAGTGTGAGCGTCATCAACGCCGCCGTCAGCAACTCCGAACGCTTCGCCTACCGGCAGCTGAAGGACCTGCCACCGGACGCGGCGGCCGTGGCGCTCGCGAACCCGGCCCGGGAGCTCGGTGTCGGCTGGAGTGCCGACGCCATCGATGCGGCGGTGCGGTATGCCGCGGGCTACCCGCACACGGTGCAGCTCATCGGCGAAAACGCCTGGCGGCACGCGGGTTTCCCCAACCCGGGGGCCACCATCCGGCGGGAGCACGTCGAGCTTGCGGCGGCGGATGTCGAGGAGGACATCCGTGAGCTGTTCACCGCGAGGCTGTCGAAGGTCACCCGTCAGGTCGAGCTCGAGATGGTGTTGGCGATGGCCCGGCTGGGCGACGGCCCGGTGCGACGTCACGACATCGCGGCTGCCATGGGCAAACCCACGGACGCTCTCGGCGTGCCGCGCGGCCGCCTGATCGGGGCAGGCATCATCACCGACAGCAGTCACGGGTATCTCGAGTTCACCGTGCCGGGTTTCGCGGCCTTCGTGCGTGAGGTGCACGACCTGGACGACCCGCAGGGCTGA
- a CDS encoding (2Fe-2S)-binding protein, whose protein sequence is MTDPFCLGPALAFDLHDPTEPPTGEWQSLTTRITDEALRQRVEHVGDALSTPGRGEVDARVAASTEQFGLAARLVAAHICARALGRHLDLHTSSIRWRLDARSGLRLSFAATPHPVNPLQDSAIVQLTGRIQALYGVSPHVVWGNLGSAANSTIALLRASRPELVDAARTTADELLTDPRIDGGDLRTGPGFRRASCCLIYRATDGLCGDCVLHRRGTSRV, encoded by the coding sequence ATGACCGACCCGTTCTGCCTCGGCCCCGCTCTCGCATTCGACCTGCACGACCCCACCGAGCCGCCGACCGGTGAGTGGCAGTCGCTGACGACGCGCATCACCGACGAGGCCCTGCGTCAACGCGTCGAACACGTCGGGGACGCGCTCTCCACCCCGGGCCGGGGCGAGGTGGACGCGCGGGTCGCCGCCTCGACCGAACAGTTCGGGTTGGCCGCTCGTCTCGTCGCCGCCCATATCTGCGCGAGAGCACTCGGACGGCACCTCGACCTGCACACCTCCTCGATCCGCTGGCGGCTGGACGCCCGAAGCGGGCTCCGGCTGTCCTTCGCCGCCACGCCGCACCCGGTGAACCCCTTGCAGGACAGTGCGATCGTGCAACTCACAGGCCGCATCCAGGCGTTGTATGGCGTCAGCCCGCACGTCGTGTGGGGCAACCTCGGCTCGGCAGCGAACAGCACGATCGCGCTGCTCCGCGCATCGCGACCGGAGCTGGTCGACGCCGCACGCACGACCGCCGATGAACTGCTGACCGACCCTCGCATCGACGGCGGCGACCTGCGGACCGGTCCCGGATTCCGCCGGGCGAGTTGCTGCCTGATCTATCGCGCGACCGACGGGCTGTGCGGCGACTGCGTGCTGCACCGTCGCGGGACCTCGCGGGTCTGA
- a CDS encoding SDR family oxidoreductase: protein MSHGTVLITGVGRRRGIAAGLAVALAAAGWDLTLNHWQPYDERLGKEHGRDDPADVAQECRTHGAEVDVISADLADVTVPDALIGRANRRDDLTAIVLAHTEGVNSGVLDTTIESWDRHYAVNARTNWLLIKAFAEQLSSPVREAEAGRIVALTSDHSAYNLPYGTSKGALDRLVVAAAIELGGAGIRANCINPGPIDTGWMDDEIREAGVAQTPLGRLGTPQDTADLVTFLLSPAGGWITGQVLYSSGGFHTSK, encoded by the coding sequence ATGTCGCACGGAACCGTTCTGATCACCGGAGTCGGCCGCAGGCGAGGTATCGCAGCGGGTCTCGCCGTCGCGTTGGCGGCGGCCGGCTGGGACCTCACGCTCAACCACTGGCAGCCGTATGACGAACGTCTCGGCAAGGAGCACGGGCGCGACGACCCCGCCGACGTCGCGCAGGAGTGTCGCACTCACGGGGCCGAGGTCGACGTGATCTCGGCCGATCTCGCCGACGTGACCGTTCCCGATGCACTCATAGGCCGGGCGAACCGTCGTGACGACCTCACCGCGATCGTCCTCGCGCACACCGAAGGAGTGAACAGCGGCGTACTGGACACCACCATCGAGAGTTGGGATCGCCACTACGCGGTCAACGCCCGCACGAACTGGCTACTGATCAAGGCGTTCGCCGAGCAATTGTCCTCGCCCGTACGAGAGGCCGAGGCTGGACGGATCGTCGCGCTCACGAGCGACCACTCGGCATACAACCTCCCCTACGGAACGAGTAAGGGCGCGCTCGATCGCCTCGTCGTCGCCGCAGCCATCGAACTGGGAGGTGCGGGCATCCGGGCGAACTGCATCAATCCCGGTCCGATCGACACCGGCTGGATGGACGACGAGATCCGCGAGGCCGGCGTCGCGCAGACTCCGCTCGGACGTCTCGGAACCCCGCAGGACACCGCCGACCTGGTGACCTTCCTGCTCTCCCCCGCCGGCGGCTGGATCACCGGCCAGGTGCTCTACAGCAGCGGTGGCTTCCACACCTCGAAATAG
- a CDS encoding VOC family protein has translation MKSVTFDCSDPLAVAEFWAAALGSTVDEDSTSSRAWVEPPGWGGPTLWFQRVPEPKAAKNRQHFDLRAVGPLAKEVLRLERLGAMVMRRSDDLVVMSDPEGNEFCVET, from the coding sequence GTGAAGTCCGTGACATTCGACTGCTCGGACCCGCTGGCGGTCGCGGAGTTCTGGGCCGCTGCCCTCGGCTCGACCGTGGACGAGGACAGCACGTCGAGTCGGGCCTGGGTCGAGCCGCCCGGGTGGGGTGGGCCGACGCTGTGGTTCCAGCGGGTGCCCGAGCCGAAGGCTGCGAAGAACCGGCAACACTTCGATTTGCGCGCCGTCGGCCCGCTGGCAAAGGAAGTGCTGCGGCTCGAACGGCTCGGGGCCATGGTGATGCGCAGGTCAGACGATCTAGTCGTTATGTCCGATCCTGAGGGAAATGAGTTCTGTGTCGAGACCTGA
- a CDS encoding GNAT family N-acetyltransferase produces the protein MMMGIQLRPFRVRDLPQLEHWLQPEQEWHLWDAPYFSKPPPAAVAAHVARLSSRISEGDSEPDEFAIVDDQDVLVGRAAWHWEHEASSWARCGLTVYDPAVRGKGIGAQALRMLTDDVFGSSTAHRLDFVTWSGNIAMCRVGEKLGWTKEATFREAREVRGIRYDSVVYGVLRAEWLSVGVP, from the coding sequence ATGATGATGGGGATTCAGTTGCGACCGTTCCGGGTCCGCGATCTTCCGCAGTTGGAGCACTGGCTGCAGCCGGAGCAGGAGTGGCATCTGTGGGATGCTCCGTATTTTTCCAAGCCACCTCCGGCCGCCGTTGCTGCGCACGTTGCGCGTTTGAGCTCCAGGATCTCCGAAGGTGATTCCGAGCCGGACGAGTTCGCGATCGTCGACGACCAGGACGTGCTCGTCGGGCGAGCTGCCTGGCACTGGGAGCACGAGGCATCCAGCTGGGCGCGGTGCGGTCTCACGGTGTATGACCCGGCGGTGCGCGGGAAGGGCATCGGTGCGCAGGCGCTGCGGATGTTGACCGATGACGTCTTCGGGTCCTCGACCGCACACCGCCTCGACTTCGTGACGTGGTCCGGCAACATCGCCATGTGCCGGGTCGGTGAAAAGCTCGGCTGGACGAAGGAGGCCACGTTTCGCGAAGCTCGGGAGGTTCGCGGCATTCGTTACGACTCAGTGGTTTACGGCGTCCTGCGCGCTGAGTGGCTCTCCGTCGGGGTTCCCTGA
- a CDS encoding TrmO family methyltransferase domain-containing protein, whose translation MDITVAPIAHVRLGRTDPEDDFWGGAQCRIELAEEYDAESLSGLEDFSHLEIVYLFDRVDPGSVETTARHPRNRSDWPLVGIFGQRGKRRPNRLGVSRCALISVEHRALVVEGLDAIDGTPILDMKPWMREFGPRGEVRQPEWATELMADYYRPESSR comes from the coding sequence GTGGATATCACCGTCGCCCCCATCGCACACGTACGCCTCGGCCGGACCGACCCAGAGGATGACTTCTGGGGCGGTGCCCAGTGCCGTATCGAACTCGCGGAAGAGTATGACGCGGAAAGCCTTTCGGGCCTGGAGGATTTCAGCCATCTCGAGATCGTCTACCTCTTCGATCGCGTCGACCCGGGATCGGTGGAGACCACAGCGCGGCATCCGCGAAATCGCAGCGACTGGCCGCTCGTCGGCATCTTCGGCCAGCGCGGCAAGCGGCGCCCAAATCGGCTCGGGGTGAGCCGTTGCGCGCTGATCTCGGTCGAGCACCGTGCGCTGGTGGTCGAAGGCCTGGACGCGATCGACGGGACGCCCATCCTGGACATGAAGCCGTGGATGCGCGAATTCGGCCCCCGTGGCGAGGTGCGGCAACCGGAGTGGGCGACGGAGCTGATGGCCGATTACTACCGGCCCGAATCGTCCCGCTGA
- a CDS encoding MFS transporter has product MATAIPETRAFTASSELSRARRRARAASLVGSTVEWYDYFAFATASALVFGDVFFPSAQRLSGTMQSFAVLGVGFVARPIGGLVLGRLGDRYGRRRVLLTTLWTMGLASTAIGVLPTAGQVGSLAPVLLVVLRLVQGFGVGGEWAGAALVAVENAPADRKARWGSLPQMGTALGAVLATAVFVPVSTLSDAALQTWGWRVPFLASSVVLAIGVWIRAGILETVDFQALESTGAISPAPITESVRSDRVPLLLSVGMRLAENMWGYLVLVFALSYVPRAGHFDRDVALVAVSSSVLAGVGCYWGAALLADRVGRQRVFVVGAVFGIGFAWPFFQMLSSDSLVIVWVALFLGWGIASGVNFAIEPAWFTELFGRSTRYTGLSLAYNVATMLSGFTPFIATALLRWGGGARPIVALLVLLGLLSLGSALLAPDRYGAGRPPARRR; this is encoded by the coding sequence GTGGCTACTGCCATACCTGAAACACGCGCGTTTACAGCAAGTTCCGAACTCTCGCGGGCGCGTCGGCGCGCACGCGCAGCATCGCTCGTCGGCAGCACCGTGGAGTGGTACGACTACTTCGCGTTCGCGACAGCGTCCGCCCTTGTCTTCGGAGACGTCTTCTTCCCATCGGCGCAGCGCCTCAGCGGCACCATGCAGTCGTTCGCGGTGCTCGGCGTGGGATTCGTCGCCAGACCGATCGGTGGCCTGGTCCTCGGCCGGCTCGGTGACCGTTACGGACGCCGGCGCGTCCTGCTCACGACACTCTGGACGATGGGGCTGGCGTCGACGGCCATCGGGGTGTTGCCGACAGCAGGCCAGGTGGGTTCGCTCGCACCCGTTCTGCTCGTCGTGCTGCGTCTGGTGCAGGGATTCGGAGTGGGCGGTGAGTGGGCCGGTGCGGCACTGGTCGCCGTCGAGAACGCACCCGCCGATCGCAAGGCCCGGTGGGGAAGCCTGCCCCAGATGGGTACGGCCCTCGGCGCAGTTCTCGCAACAGCGGTGTTCGTACCGGTGTCGACGCTGTCCGACGCCGCGCTCCAGACGTGGGGATGGCGCGTGCCGTTCCTGGCGAGCTCCGTCGTGCTCGCGATCGGCGTGTGGATCCGGGCCGGGATCCTGGAGACCGTCGACTTCCAGGCCCTGGAAAGCACCGGCGCGATCTCACCAGCCCCGATCACCGAGTCCGTCCGCTCGGATCGAGTGCCCTTGCTCCTGTCGGTCGGGATGCGGTTGGCCGAGAACATGTGGGGCTACTTGGTGCTCGTCTTCGCCTTGTCCTATGTGCCGCGGGCGGGTCACTTCGACCGCGACGTGGCCCTGGTCGCCGTCAGCTCGAGCGTGCTGGCTGGGGTCGGATGCTATTGGGGCGCAGCGCTGCTCGCTGACCGGGTGGGCCGGCAGAGGGTCTTCGTCGTGGGTGCGGTCTTCGGGATCGGCTTCGCGTGGCCGTTCTTCCAGATGTTGTCCAGCGACTCCCTGGTCATCGTCTGGGTCGCCCTGTTCCTCGGCTGGGGGATCGCGAGCGGAGTCAACTTCGCGATCGAACCTGCCTGGTTCACCGAGCTGTTCGGCAGAAGCACCCGCTACACCGGTCTGTCGTTGGCGTACAACGTTGCCACCATGCTGTCCGGATTCACGCCGTTCATCGCGACCGCGTTGCTCCGGTGGGGTGGCGGAGCGCGCCCGATCGTCGCCCTGCTGGTGTTGCTCGGTCTGCTGTCGCTCGGGAGCGCGTTGCTGGCGCCGGACCGGTATGGCGCCGGACGGCCGCCGGCTAGGAGGCGTTGA
- a CDS encoding phosphotransferase, whose product MDRSLSTLTDTQRDLLREWLPDLHVVRDHSWGLVDNVVLEVESQGQRFVVKADGETNHHIARELDAHEQWLAPWVALGRAPRLVAGDRSAKIVVTEYLPGHLVLGSDAQRNPDTFRQAGELLAILHGQPAVIDASYEARENAKILQNLDKEHRISPELETELRGIVMGWPDEPVALVPTHGDWQPRNWLVHDGRISVIDFGRAALRSVLADWTRLEARDFREDPAREAAFVEGYGADPRESGAWFRERLREAINTAVWAHLIGDEPFEEQGHQMIARALNAS is encoded by the coding sequence ATGGACCGCTCTCTGTCGACACTCACGGACACGCAGCGCGACCTCCTCCGGGAGTGGTTGCCCGATCTCCACGTTGTTCGTGACCACAGCTGGGGACTGGTCGACAACGTCGTCCTCGAGGTCGAGTCTCAAGGGCAGCGCTTCGTCGTCAAGGCGGACGGCGAAACCAATCACCACATCGCACGTGAACTCGACGCCCATGAACAATGGCTCGCACCATGGGTCGCGCTTGGTCGGGCACCACGACTCGTTGCCGGTGACCGGTCCGCGAAGATCGTTGTCACGGAATACCTGCCGGGTCACCTGGTCCTCGGCTCCGACGCACAGCGCAACCCGGACACCTTTCGGCAAGCCGGTGAGCTGCTCGCCATACTGCACGGCCAGCCCGCTGTGATCGACGCGTCGTACGAGGCCCGGGAGAACGCCAAGATCTTGCAGAATCTGGACAAGGAGCACCGCATCTCCCCGGAGTTGGAGACCGAACTGCGCGGCATCGTGATGGGTTGGCCGGACGAACCGGTGGCACTGGTGCCCACACACGGCGACTGGCAGCCGCGCAACTGGCTGGTGCACGATGGCCGGATCAGCGTCATCGACTTCGGACGCGCTGCCCTGCGGTCGGTCCTGGCCGACTGGACTCGCCTGGAAGCACGAGACTTTCGCGAGGACCCGGCGCGCGAGGCGGCGTTCGTCGAGGGGTATGGCGCGGATCCCCGCGAGTCCGGCGCCTGGTTCCGGGAACGCCTGCGCGAGGCGATCAACACTGCGGTCTGGGCACACCTCATCGGCGACGAGCCATTCGAGGAGCAGGGCCACCAGATGATCGCCCGCGCCCTCAACGCCTCCTAG
- a CDS encoding DUF3048 domain-containing protein: MRNNTRRRVVTVGVAATALVLAACSSSGSGAASVSSPMSTPGTASTTPRTTAPKATAPTSSAPAARRDPLTGLARNGNPVIAVKLENTAAAMPQFGLSAADLVFVEEVEGSLTRLMPVYQSRFPRRVEPVRSVRSTDIDLLPMFGKPLLVYSGVASQVRPKLSNASITLDSQGTRDPGRVAPHNLYFDLAALSKRKGLPTSRDIGLRFGSATRLKTATRETQFTVQIGGDRFSFSYKANRYLPSWNGRAYTDSGAGGQQVTASNVLVLKTRTVSDGYKDPAGTPVYKTVSVGKGSLTLYRDGRRVTGTWDRTAKNNPFRLRDDRGRQLQLARGKTWILLQS; the protein is encoded by the coding sequence ATGCGAAACAACACTCGACGCCGCGTGGTCACGGTGGGTGTCGCCGCAACTGCACTGGTCCTGGCCGCATGCTCCAGCAGTGGTTCGGGCGCCGCGTCGGTGTCGTCACCGATGTCCACGCCGGGCACTGCATCGACGACGCCGCGGACCACCGCACCGAAAGCAACCGCGCCGACAAGCAGCGCGCCTGCTGCACGGCGCGACCCACTGACCGGTCTCGCGCGGAACGGTAACCCGGTCATCGCCGTGAAGCTGGAGAACACGGCCGCCGCCATGCCGCAGTTCGGCCTGTCGGCAGCGGATCTCGTCTTCGTCGAAGAGGTCGAAGGCAGCTTGACGAGGCTGATGCCGGTCTACCAGTCACGTTTTCCACGGCGCGTCGAACCGGTCCGGAGCGTGCGCAGCACCGACATCGATCTCCTCCCGATGTTCGGTAAACCGCTGCTCGTCTACTCCGGGGTCGCCTCGCAGGTCCGGCCCAAGCTCAGCAATGCCTCGATCACGTTGGACTCCCAGGGGACGCGCGATCCGGGGCGGGTCGCGCCGCACAACCTCTACTTCGACCTGGCCGCGCTCTCGAAGCGCAAGGGGCTGCCGACATCCCGCGACATCGGATTGCGGTTCGGCTCGGCCACCCGCCTGAAGACGGCTACTCGGGAGACGCAGTTCACGGTGCAGATCGGGGGCGACCGGTTCTCGTTCTCCTACAAGGCAAACCGCTACCTGCCGAGCTGGAACGGTCGCGCATACACCGACAGTGGCGCTGGCGGTCAGCAGGTCACCGCCAGCAACGTGCTGGTGCTCAAGACCCGCACCGTGTCCGACGGTTACAAGGACCCGGCGGGAACCCCCGTGTACAAGACCGTGTCCGTCGGGAAGGGCTCCCTCACCCTCTACCGTGACGGCAGACGGGTGACCGGCACCTGGGATCGGACCGCGAAGAACAATCCGTTCAGGCTGCGCGACGACCGGGGTCGGCAACTGCAGCTTGCGCGGGGCAAGACCTGGATCCTGTTACAGAGCTGA
- a CDS encoding MFS transporter, giving the protein MHQKTPVNVRGVALVAGAHVVDDFYQGVIPALLPFLVSQRHYSYAAISGITLAATVLSSVAQPAFGVLADRGSRRWMVPAGMLLAGVGASLAGLMPSYILTWLVVALSGLGIAAFHPEAARGARQAAGNSNTAMSVFALGGNAGYALGTLVATPVLLWLGVHGTGLLVLPAIVMALILSRTLGRTLDQREEHRSKSRLPSGDDDWRAFSTLTAIVIVRSIFFFGVTSFVSLYFINQLGTSKATGNAALTVFLVTGALGTLVGGWLGDRFSPIVSIRSGFALAIPALSGALLAPSTPMAMVCVAVTGIATYLPFSVFVLLGQNYLPNRIGTASGVTVGLAVSIGGLANPLVGWLADATSLRMALTVLLVLPAIALGVSMFLRMPEPGR; this is encoded by the coding sequence GTGCACCAGAAGACGCCCGTCAATGTCCGCGGAGTGGCGTTGGTCGCGGGCGCGCACGTGGTGGACGACTTCTACCAGGGCGTCATACCTGCGCTGTTGCCGTTCCTGGTGTCCCAGCGGCACTACAGCTACGCCGCGATCTCGGGCATCACCCTCGCAGCCACCGTGCTCAGCTCCGTGGCGCAGCCGGCTTTCGGGGTGCTCGCCGACCGCGGCTCGCGTCGCTGGATGGTGCCGGCAGGAATGCTGCTCGCCGGCGTCGGCGCGTCCCTGGCGGGGCTGATGCCGTCATACATCCTCACCTGGCTGGTGGTCGCCCTGTCCGGTCTCGGCATCGCGGCCTTCCACCCGGAGGCCGCCCGCGGCGCCCGGCAGGCGGCGGGCAACAGCAACACCGCGATGAGTGTCTTCGCGCTCGGCGGAAACGCCGGTTATGCACTGGGGACCCTCGTCGCCACACCCGTGCTGCTCTGGCTCGGGGTGCACGGCACCGGTTTGCTGGTCCTGCCCGCGATCGTGATGGCGCTGATCCTGTCGCGGACCCTCGGCCGCACCCTCGACCAGCGCGAGGAGCACCGCTCGAAGTCGCGACTGCCCAGCGGTGACGACGACTGGCGCGCCTTCTCGACACTCACAGCGATCGTGATCGTCCGATCGATCTTCTTCTTCGGCGTGACGTCGTTCGTCTCGCTCTACTTCATCAATCAGCTCGGGACGTCCAAGGCAACGGGCAACGCCGCGCTCACCGTCTTCCTGGTGACCGGTGCCCTCGGCACCCTGGTCGGAGGTTGGCTGGGTGACCGGTTCAGTCCGATCGTGAGTATTCGCAGCGGTTTCGCACTGGCGATCCCCGCTCTGTCCGGCGCACTCCTGGCGCCGTCCACCCCGATGGCGATGGTGTGCGTCGCCGTTACCGGTATCGCGACGTATCTCCCGTTCAGTGTTTTCGTCCTACTCGGCCAGAACTATCTGCCGAATCGGATCGGCACCGCGAGCGGAGTGACGGTGGGGCTCGCCGTCAGCATCGGCGGGCTCGCCAACCCCTTGGTCGGCTGGCTCGCGGACGCGACCAGTCTGCGTATGGCGTTGACGGTCCTGCTCGTGCTTCCTGCGATCGCCCTAGGGGTTTCGATGTTCTTGCGTATGCCGGAACCCGGACGCTGA